A stretch of Brassica napus cultivar Da-Ae chromosome C6, Da-Ae, whole genome shotgun sequence DNA encodes these proteins:
- the LOC106350505 gene encoding uncharacterized protein LOC106350505, producing the protein MDDHFKTIVIVVIASVLVGGVVLLIYCSICINKKQKLRLPEPPQVQRRMIVSDPTHQQSGIHVDNDRSRGGRGTIVKHVVPVAPYSVDNSLVNKTPKNLGELQGKRDDGGFAVMTASSTSATFCDFGGGGCSSGGCGGCGGGCGG; encoded by the exons atggatGATCACTTCAAAACTATTGTTATAGTAGTTATCGCCAGTGTTTTGGTTGGGGGAGTGGTTCTTTTGATATATTGTTCCATTTGCATTAATAAAAAGCAGAAACTTCGATTGCCGGAGCCGCCACAGGTTCAACGACGGATGATAGTCAGTGATCCTACACATCAGCAAAGTGGAATTCATGTGGACAATG ATCGCTCGAGGGGTGGAAGGGGCACCATTGTGAAGCATGTTGTTCCAGTCGCTCCATACTCCGTAGATAATAGCTTGGTCAACAAGACGCCTAAAAATTTGGGAGAGCTTCAGGGTAAGAGAGATGATGGCGGTTTCGCTGTTATGACAGCTTCTTCTACTTCAGCAAcattttgcgattttggtggtggtggttgcaGTAGTGGTGGCTGTGGTGGTTGTGGTGGTGGCTGTGGGGGCTGA